ACAATCTTCCTCTTCCCTTTGGTACACACTTTGGAGCAGGCTGCTGGGCTTCAATACAGATTGGTGTACTTTATCCTGCAGTTAGTGAATAATCGGTGCTACTAAaagtcaattttgtttttggtttttgtttaagtgtttttttttttaagttggttATGActtatgatttgtttttccttgGTTAACACAGATGTTCTACTTAAAGGGAGTCTGGTTTTTTTCTAGACCGAGAACTCCCGTATTCTCTGCTGCTGACTTATCACCCAGCCATCTTGTCCAGgatgtgtgtaagagagaagGAACTCCAGAGTGACTCAGCACTCTGCACCTAACTGTCACAAATTTAAGGAAATAAACCCTTCAGTAGGGAAGGTTATACACAACTGACACATGAAAGGCCCTTACTTGTACAACAAAGCAGTTTTGCGTAGTTTTTTATACAGTAATTCAAAAGTGCAGGTGTTCTAACAGCAAGCAAGATATGAGGAAGGTAGCCAACACAGCTTACAACTGTACTACTACTACATGAGAGAGGTGAGGAGACAAGGGACAGGGTCTGAGGCATAAGAAGGTTATCTATCATCTAGCTGCTGACACAGGATCacgtgtgggtgtgcgtgtgtgtgtgactgaatcTTCTGCAGTTGGTTACAGCACACCTTTTTACTAATTCATGGTGGTTGGTGTGTGTCCACATGAGTCTTTTGGTGCATGAATAAGTCTTTGTTGAACTGCAATACATGCAACTgctacatttctaaaaacacctCAATCATCCTCATCTTTATCTATTCTtatcattaaatattaaagcttATGAATAATGAAAGCTATCTCGCACTATAAATTCACTGTCTGCTTATCATGTTAATTTGCCCCTGGTGAATAAATCCTGGTGGCAAACCTATTTCCCTGTGAGGGACAGGAAAGATACTTTGGCTCTGGTGGCATGTCTAATAGAAACAGTGAACGTCTTATCTGTCCGAGTGTCAGCAGGAGACCATGCCTGCTGAGTCGGACACACAGcctgtggtggtggtgtgtgtgtgtgtgtgtgtgtggctgtggctGTTGATGTGATGTAGTTGGACATTTAACTGACTAGTTTACAGCAGCAAGGTGACATTGCCTCACTGCTTCCTCTCTTTTTATAGTCTGCTACTGCTACAGAGGAGGCAGAAtaaaagaggagcaggagaaaaGTTCACTGAAGTTGAACTCAAGACGTTTGACTCCACGTCatcacaaatgtgtgtgtatttaagggTGTAAAGCTGGCATTTTGTTAAGTCTCTAATGcatttgattttttcttttcaccaagAGGCGGGCAAGAAGAGAAAAGATGACCTTATTGGATAGTCTGCCTGGCCTTTCAACCCACTGCAGTGGAAAAATACTGGAGAGGAAGAGGGTGTGGCAGAGGGATAAAAAACGGGAAGTTTAAATAGGCAAAAGACACTAAAAGAAGggaggaggatggaggaaggCAGGAGGAGTGGCGTAGTGGGCTGGAAAAGCAAGGGTACAGTCAGTGAGTTCATTCTCTCActaacaaatttgaaaaaaactgagGCAACCCAACTAGCTTTATCTAAACTTAGCCTCTCCTCACATGAATACAGGCCGTTTACTAACTGTAACTGCTTTAGAAAACAGCCACTCTATACCAAATAAGTAGCACACATCACGTACAACAACCCCATCAAGCCTTCTCTCCTTTGTATTGAGTAAGATTTCACCACCTGatgctccctttttttttttttgtccttttccgGTCAACTAGTTATGAGTAAACTTCCCTCCAGTGGTCCCTCTggtgcacatgcatacacacaagcacagcgACCCTGTCCTGCAATCCCGTCAAGCCCCCTGCCCCCCCCGGGCTGAACTCTTGAGTTTATGTGTGGAAAGTGGGTCGCAGCTCAGAGGGAGTGTAGGGTTGTCCTAAATGATGAGGACTAGACAAAGAGTGGCGAGGAGATGGAGGTAGGATGTTGAATTTTAATGATTAGTTTGGGTGGTGGTGTAAAGGGGAGGGGAGGCGTAGTATTCACCAGCCAGTCCTGCTTTCGTCTAACCAATCACAAGAAGAGATTGTTGCCCCACCTCCTTGTCAAGTGACTCATAGGTTTGGTCTGACCCGTGCCGGTGATAAAGGAGTTGTGAGATTGATGGACCAGGGAGTTGAGACAAAAGTGAGGATAAGGGAGGACAAGTGAACAAAGAGATGGAATTTGATTGGCTACCTTTCGCATGTCTGGCCGTCTGCCTCTTCTTCCTACATTTGAATGAGTGTCAGCAGATTGCAAACTCCAGTTAAGAGAATGCAACTTCTTGCTCTGCTCTGCACAATAGTGCCTCTATAAGCTGTGTGTGCATTGAATCCAGATCAGGGGCTCATTGGTCTACAGTCAAAAGAGGCAGAGCTGTTTTGTGGAGAAGTGGGAAGAGCTGCTGGCTATGTAGATGGCAGTAGAAAGTTTACTGCACATGAAAACCTTAATGTAACTCGATATAGAAACATGGGATAATTAGTAACAATATTTTGCACAACATTTAGAAGCTGAAGAGGGGTGCTACAATAGAGTATGATGTTGCACCGCCAGTGTTTAATTGTTTGGCTGCCTGGTGTAACCCATCCCTCTTCTCCCATTGATTGACCAAAGCCTGCattgttgcctggcaacagtaATGGACATGGAAGGGGGGGAAGTGTCGGCAAGTACATCCTTTGCCAGGCAGCCACGCGGATGCACCTTCCCTTGTTTAGAGTCTCCAATACTTCATAAGACAGGttatttacacaaacatttattcAACTCTACTaattaaaaactattattttctgTGCATAACGACATAGGTAAATTAATAGTTAACCTGCATTGTTGAGTCATCAGATCTCTCTTATGTGGCTCCACTAGTCCTTGTCCAGACTTTCCACCTGCTTGAAGCAGAATAGCCCCACTCTGTTTAGAAAGTAGCACCATTTGTTAGTAGAGCAGCCATTGTAAGTTGGAAAACCCAGGGCAACTGCACTGGGTAGAGAAAATAGAGAGGTGAGCAGAAGAGTTCAAAAGAGAGCAAAGGGAGAGAGTGCGTGCAGAGTGTTGTGGTTATGGTGGGACCTGAGTACAAAGGAGGgaaaaagacacagaaatgtGAGAACAGCATGGTCATACTGTATgcaccctctctctcctctatctctctacctctctctctccgttgCTGACCTTATATAATGGATGCTAGCAGCAGAGCACAAAATGGCTGCTCTACCCTGCAAGGTAGGCGCATAAGTATGCACTGCAAATGACCCTGTTAGAAATCTGACAGTTGAAATTGTGGCAGACTGTTCAATAAATTGATTTTCACTGGCATTAGATCGGGTTCCAGTGAGACAGAGACATCTATTTGTGCTTATTCACAAGCAAATAAATCCAGGTTCAAATTGTTTCAAGTTATTATCTGCCATTGTTAATGTTCAAGAGCATGTGTGAGAAGGCGAGAGACAATTTATCCTAATCTGGTGACCCTAACAGTCTATTTACAGTGctcccacaatgcatttcaTCAGATTGATGGCGTGTCCTACATGCTCCCCatctggacacacacatgcactcacacagacagagacacacacacacacggattaGGAGATTACTGTAGTCTAAAATGACAACCACCCAGTTTCAAGGACAATCTGTGTTAGCCTTACTCTACCtgcacctgacacacacacacacacacacacacacacacacatatgttagCTGCTGGTTAGGCTAACAACTGGTCAAGGCTACTGAGctaccatatctgaagttttTGGGTACATGTTCCTTACAGaaatctgtgtaaatgtgtaaaaacttaataaataatgatacatttttaagaaataacTTACTTGTTATCCTAAACAAAGTTTTAGGAAGTTTTCTGTTGATATAGACTGGGAGCTAAACACTGTATAAGGGCCTATTTTTTCTAGAATAGACATTTCAAGGACAGCAAAGGAGAGGAAGGGGTGGAGCCAGTagatgaaggaaggaaggagaggggATGCAATTGTTAGAAAAAGGGGGGCTGGAAAAGTGGGAGGCGAGGACAGAGGAGGTGTTGAGAGCAGGAACAGGCGAATGAGTATAGCGcatgagaaggagaaagaagagggaaaaggaggTCACATTGTTGAGTCATAGCCAGGCTTCCTCTTGTTCACTCGCCAGACAAGTCTTTGCTTGTTGCGTTACATTCCgatcactttctctctcccttcttttccATTATTTGCTAAACATGTACCTGCATGATGTAGCACGTCCGTACTCCTGCAGCAGAATGCACATAAAACATGCTATTTGAcagcctgtgttttttttcatcacttacCATACACACAATAACAGCCTTGCACAGTAGTAGTCTGATATTCTAACCTAAACCCTCACTCAGCTCCACTTGTCATACTAATTTCTGGAGAACACGGACATACTTTACCaccttggtgttttttttcatcctttagTGCAAATGCGTCACACCGCGTGTATAGGCCACTGTTCTGTGAAGATACTGCTACCAGTCTTTCATACATGTTAATGTATCATTGCAGGACAGACCttacagaaaatacacacagaagaAAATGACATACAAAGTAGATACATCATTTGATCCACAGAGCAAGTTTTCAGCGACCTTAGCAGATGACCGATACGGGCTGCTGATTTTCTTGAGCCGATATTTGGAGCtgatactgcttttgctccctcaatttacatcataaaaatgtaaatcctgccacactggatttgcTTTCAGAATTTGCTCTGCTATttctccagcaacacagagctgcctatGGACGCCTGTCTGGAAATAATGCCGGGAGAAAACTATCGGCGAACGCAGCAGCCGCAAAAAAAAGAGCCCGCAAATACCAGCCCAATATATTTTGCCGGCTGATAAAATCGGTCTATCACTAGATGCAAGTCAGAGGATTAGGAAAAGGTGGCAGGAAATCTTCCcatcgatttaaaaaaaacttgtgacaCCATCAGTGTTGCCCCCCGAAGCGCTGCCCACTTCCCTTCAGCGTCCATGGTAACAATAGACTAGGccatatgtaaatatatatgataATAACTATTTGGGTTGTTCAGATCATAGCGGTATGCAGCACGGTCAGCTTGTGAACTTGTACACTGAAGAACAGAGGGTTCCACTAAAATGGCAGACTTTACAGCAGagcaacacacactcattgtAAATTGCCGACAGCTTAACTTCCCTGAATAAAGCCGCCTCCTGCTGCCAGGGCAACTGTTTGTCTCAGTCCCAAACACCCACATATATTTGAATGGTTGGCACATGGTTATGCTGCAGTGATGTAGGGCATTGTTGAGTCATTTGTCTAAGTGCTTTGCCAGCTAGAGGACATTACTGAGTGAGATTGGATGCAGTGTAATGTTAGTTTCTTCACACCgaagttgctgctgttgttctAATGtcattggtttctttttcttttctccctccagTTAACTTTATTCCCCCAGTCAGCAACAGCCATGTCAGACCTCTGTGTTGGAATCAATGGGTgagtttgacacacacacacacacacacacacacgcacacactttgTAAACAGGATGGTTCAGGGTGATTAGGATAGGATGCTGGTGACTCATGTTTTGGGGATGGATGTTTACTATTTCCACGACAAGTTCTGGTGGTTAGTAAATGGTTACGCAGGGGGTTAAAACTGCATTTGCACTGAGGGTGTAATTGTTTGTAACTGTAAAAGATTTGATCACCAAAAATAATCCACCCTTGCtaaattttaatataaaaagcGTGGACTAAAGAAGTATCTCAgttgggggggggttgtgtgaCTTTGGCTTCATTGAACACGTAACGTATTTGGAGCAAATGTGCTGCGGAATGTACACGGCACACACGGGATAGGATTGTGTGAGTCACAGGCGAGACAAGCTTTTGCTTTGGGACTGTTGTTCAATTTTTTTGGAGCATTTACGGCTGCTCTCTGTGTAGCCAGTTtcataatgttaaaatgaatagaaCTTTGAAGGCGAGGAACAAAAACTAATTGCCTGTACTATATTTGTGAAAACAGCTTTATCCCTTGCATCCGTTTTTTCTTTGGGTGGAATATATAgcataattatatataatataattttgtCTACGCTATCTCGTGCAACTGTGATGCAGAAGGGCACAAATGGACTTCTGTTGCAGTAAATAATGGCACCGTAAAGGCTGTACTTTGATTAAATGTTGGAGGTTGGAAGTTCACCCTGTCATCTGCAGCTCTTCACTGTGGTTACATGGTTGGTTTCCATTCCTTCCTATATAATATATCAAAGTGATCGACATAAAATTGCTCCATGCCTAAGGAGTCATATCCTGTCTGTTTTACAATTAAAGCATTCCAAGaaaagcttttaatgtgaatatgCATTAATCATAGCTTACAGTAACAGCAGTAGAGCTGCAGTAATAAAGGAGTGGAAGAACTTTTTCTGCTGAGGGGAATTAATGGGCAGCTCTACGGGAGGTAAACCACTGGAAGTTACGTTGGAGTCTGCAATGACATGACTTCACAGTGCGAGGCTTTGTCAGATTTGTATAAGGTCCCAGGTGGTGTTGGACATTCTGATCAAGTTTCCCACCATTttctcaaaacaacatttattaatctttctctctccctgtctccctctctctccacccccCCTTACCTCAATCTACAGTTTCGGTCGTATTGGCCGTCTGGTCCTGAGGGCCTGCCTTCAGAAAGGCATCAATGTTGTGGCTATCAATGACCCCTTCATTGACTTGCAGTACATGGTAAGAAAacctacatgcacacactttgcTTACAAATTATTAACATTTCTATGGTATAATAGTGTATATGACGTCTGTCTAtagtttatacattttattaataccTGAACTGAACAACAGTTTTGCTCTCTGACACATGTTGCTTTCTCAGTATCTTGTTTGTCGTATAGTTTGGTTTAGCTTAATTCTTTATTCAGATGTCTTAAATCACCACCCGTGCCTCCTCAAAGATTGATTAGGCATTGGTGTTATGATTACGAAGTTAGGTGTATGAAATAAGATACTATAGTGTTACAAAGAAGTTTAGTTATTAACCTCTTTCCATCCCCGTCCCGCCTCCTAGGTCTACATGTTCAAGTATGACTCCACCCACGGCCGTTACCATGGTGAGGTCTCCCAAGAAGGTGGCAAGCTCGTGGTCGATGGAAACGCCATCTCTGTCTTCCAGTGGTAAGTTTGGGATGACGTTAGGTGGTTAGTGGCCAGCTGATAAATGATTTCATCAGGGTTACTTCAGGACAATGTGAATTGTATCAGAGAGGTCTCTGTAATGAAAGCAGCCTTCTGTGACCTCAGtttgaaatattaaactttattcatttatgaatcatgctttttattgttttataccACAGAAaccacagaaaataaattaatctgTAAATATAATAACAGGTAAGAATATAGTTAATGGATATTATAAAACAAAGTATTCAAAAACAAGGTGGAAATAACAATAAAGGAATTGATAAAATAAATTCACACACCAGATTCCCAGCACCTGCTTATATCCCTGCGGTCCAGTCACCACGTTACTGCACCCGGACCGGATAGATACAGTGCACATGCTGTATGTTaaggcacatttaaaaaatataaaattaaacaaaataaataactaatacaaataaaataaatttaatacAAAAGCATggtgaattaaataaatgttgcaaCCAAACTATTCAGTAGATAAGATTTGTATTTACTCCCACCGCCTTAACCCCAACACATACCACCTGTTTGAACTTTGATTTTGGATTTTGAAGGTAAGCTAATTCAAGCCAGTAAAACTCCTGATCTTTAGTATCAAAAGTATATTCCGTGCTCATGGAGTTGAACGAGGCTTTGTGCTGACTGCGCTCATGTAGCTCTGCCTCCACCCGTTGTACTGGCAGTTGTTTTAGTCCTTTCAGTAATGGAGCCTCCTCTCAGCAAAAGGCTGAGGCTTATAGAGGAGAATTCTTCTTAGAGCACCAACTATACATTACTGAGGTGTCCCTGATTTTAACACACCATCTACTTTTTTGGCAGGCTCTTAAACTTTACATCCCAATgtgttaatttaatgttttaatttacatatttCTAGCATGACATTATCCAGAGAGGCTCTGCACACTAATTCAGATAGCACAGGATGTTCTGTACTAACAAATCCTCACTTCCAACTTGATGTATGtgacttgttgttttttttccttctatttctgttatatttttatgttacttgtctttattaaccCCAACGTTTAACATTCCTAAATGGTAGTGATAATCTTTTCATCTCAGACTGACTCTGTTCTTTCTCTGACTCTAGTATGAAGCCAGCAGAGATCCCGTGGGGCGACGCTGGAGCCAAGTACGTCGTTGAGTCCACTGGAGTCTTCCTCAGTGTGGAGAAGGCCtcagtatgtacacacacacacacacatggttatatacagaaacacgcacacagacTGCCAGATGGTCCGGTTTGTAACCTGTGCCGTCTTTTCTCCCCTGTCCAATCGCAGTCTCACCTCCAGGGCGGAGCTCAGCGTGTGGTTGTGTCCGCCCCCTCACCTGATGCTCCGATGTTTGTCATGGGAGTTAACGAGGACAAATATGACCCCTCCTCCATGACCATTGTCAGGTAACATAACTTTGGTTTTGGACATGCATTCGCACTTTAATCGTCACATACATGTTCCTAGATTTATGTGGAGCTCTTCCcttatgtacgtgtgtgtgtctgtgagtctgGTTGTCTTAGTGAccgtgtctgtctttctgttgatAGCAATGCCTCCTGCACCACCAACTGCCTGGCCCCCCTGGCCAAAGTCATCCACGATAACTTTGGTATTGAGGAGGCTCTCATGGTAAGTCACAGTAAATACTGTAACTCTTAGCCACTGTTGTGACAGAGGCCTTTTCAAAGTGggtactgtatttttattcttaaatgtaTGCCAgagtcactgttttttttttttgtgtaacacGTCACTCCTCTCTTTAGACCACAGTCCATGCATACACAGCCACCCAGAAGACAGTGGACGGTCCCAGCGCCAAGGCCTGGCGTGATGGCCGCGGGGCTCACCAGAACATCATTCCAGCCTCCACCGGTGCCGCTAAGGCAGTGGGCAAAGTCATCCCTGAACTCAACGGGTAAggacaaacacatttcttatcATCTTGATACACCTTTTTCTAATTGGGgcttacacacttacacagtgaggaaaaaccAAGAAATGAAGGTGACACAGGTCTAATacctctctctgtccatcctCTCTCTAGTAAGCTGACAGGCATGGCCTTCAGGGTGCCAGTTGCCGACGTGTCAGTGGTGGATCTGACATGCCGTCTGTCCAAGCCTGCAACGTACGCTCAGATTAAGGAAGCCTGCAAGAAGGCCGCACATGGGCCCATGAAGGGCGTGCTGGGTTACACCGAGGACCAGGTAACACCCAGAGTTATTTCACATATACTGTGAAGCAAATACACTAGTAATATTGATAGATCTAAAATTTGAAGTTTTGGGGGATAGGGTGATGCGGGGTAATAAGGACTATCtgcttttatacatttaatttggatGCATGGGTTAATATTGACAAATATTCTTGTATTGCTTGGGattgtgatttttgtttgtttgtgtatgaataaaaaatgtaaatagacataaaataaaaatatgagcTCTGTGTCTGACTGATTGAATTTTGCATGTAATGGTTGTATTATAGTGTCATATTAACTGGTGATGGTGCAGTaaatatgacacatgcctttgagGTGGAAGACCttggttcaattcccactgcaacACATCAACCATcaaatgtgtccctgagcaaggcaccaaacccccagtTGATCCAGAGGCGTGCGGCCtatgacatatatagcaatttttgctttggaaaaaacctcagctaaatgacatgtaatgtaatgatgtaacgtgatgtaatgtaatgcctAAGCTGTCCCTGGCTGCACTACAGTATATCCGACTTGTGTTTTGCAGGTGGTGTCCTCTGACTTCATCGGTGACACCCACTCTTCCATCTTTGATGCTGGTGCCGGCATCTCCCTCAACGACAACTTTGTCAAGCTCATTTCTTGGTAAGTTTCCAAATGTCTCACATGTAAAACAGGAAGTTAGTGTTAATCTAAAGacgagaagaaaaaaaacacagttttgtcTTTTCAAGCAATGAATTTCTCAATCTCCTTTTTTCGCTCCCACTTTCTCCAGGTATGATAATGAGTTTGGCTACAGCCACCGTGT
The genomic region above belongs to Etheostoma cragini isolate CJK2018 chromosome 6, CSU_Ecrag_1.0, whole genome shotgun sequence and contains:
- the gapdhs gene encoding glyceraldehyde-3-phosphate dehydrogenase 2 is translated as MSDLCVGINGFGRIGRLVLRACLQKGINVVAINDPFIDLQYMVYMFKYDSTHGRYHGEVSQEGGKLVVDGNAISVFQCMKPAEIPWGDAGAKYVVESTGVFLSVEKASSHLQGGAQRVVVSAPSPDAPMFVMGVNEDKYDPSSMTIVSNASCTTNCLAPLAKVIHDNFGIEEALMTTVHAYTATQKTVDGPSAKAWRDGRGAHQNIIPASTGAAKAVGKVIPELNGKLTGMAFRVPVADVSVVDLTCRLSKPATYAQIKEACKKAAHGPMKGVLGYTEDQVVSSDFIGDTHSSIFDAGAGISLNDNFVKLISWYDNEFGYSHRVADLLLYMHTKE